One Leptospira bourretii DNA segment encodes these proteins:
- a CDS encoding anthranilate synthase component I family protein — MSQTLPKIKIPKKPNYTSLTLPEGIEFWELFRVIEAKYENCFLLESAGDNQYDSRYSVIGFQPSHLILGEPGILEIDGKKYSVENPYFALRELTDYNSLSISYAGGFVGYLGYQSMQFFEPKLKLEPHPDFPAMIFGLYLDGLIYDKFTGELIYFDNGTNRIQEVNLILEQIKKDKSQKPQAKVSLLQAGLSKEVHKQMVEEALEEVKAGNTFQCQIGFEEIYNVEGSSLAIYETLREINPSPHMYYVKFGSRAILGASPELLFRLRQGEMESFPLAGTTKRGVDAKEDTLLARKLLTDPKEIAEHNMLIDLHRNDVGRVAKFGTVKVRRRFDVKRFSHVQHISSEVVGILSSKEDMFSGLASSFPAGTLSGAPKIESMKIIERIEKSPRGPYGGAVGSFGLNGDCTFAIPIRSFFVNGNKGFVRASGGIVFDSKPEDEYQEIINKMASVRKALDLHKAP; from the coding sequence ATGAGCCAAACACTTCCGAAAATCAAGATCCCCAAAAAACCAAATTACACTTCTCTAACTTTGCCGGAAGGAATCGAGTTTTGGGAACTCTTTCGGGTCATTGAAGCAAAATACGAGAATTGTTTCCTACTCGAATCAGCAGGGGACAACCAATACGATTCTCGTTACTCAGTGATTGGATTCCAACCATCGCATCTCATTTTGGGAGAACCTGGAATTTTAGAAATCGATGGAAAAAAATACTCTGTTGAGAATCCTTATTTTGCATTAAGAGAACTTACAGATTATAATTCGCTAAGCATTAGTTATGCGGGTGGATTTGTCGGTTATCTTGGTTACCAAAGTATGCAATTTTTTGAACCAAAACTGAAACTTGAACCACATCCTGACTTCCCAGCGATGATTTTCGGATTGTATTTGGATGGACTCATTTATGATAAATTTACTGGAGAACTCATTTACTTTGATAATGGAACCAACCGCATCCAAGAAGTGAATTTAATCTTAGAACAGATAAAAAAAGACAAATCCCAAAAACCACAAGCAAAGGTTTCTTTACTTCAGGCTGGTTTATCTAAGGAAGTTCATAAGCAGATGGTGGAAGAGGCTTTAGAAGAAGTAAAGGCGGGAAACACATTTCAATGCCAAATTGGATTTGAAGAAATATATAATGTAGAAGGAAGCTCATTAGCGATTTATGAGACACTAAGGGAAATCAATCCATCTCCTCATATGTATTATGTAAAATTTGGATCTCGTGCCATTTTGGGTGCAAGCCCAGAATTACTCTTCCGTTTGAGACAAGGGGAAATGGAATCTTTTCCTTTGGCAGGAACCACCAAACGCGGAGTTGATGCTAAAGAAGACACTCTTCTTGCTCGTAAACTTTTAACCGACCCAAAAGAAATTGCAGAACACAATATGTTAATTGATCTTCATCGTAATGATGTGGGGCGAGTGGCTAAATTTGGAACCGTAAAGGTTCGCAGACGTTTTGATGTAAAAAGGTTTTCTCATGTGCAACATATCTCTAGTGAAGTGGTAGGAATTCTTTCTTCAAAAGAAGATATGTTTTCGGGATTAGCTTCTTCGTTTCCAGCCGGTACTCTTTCTGGTGCTCCGAAAATTGAATCGATGAAAATCATTGAACGAATTGAAAAATCACCTCGAGGTCCTTATGGCGGAGCTGTGGGAAGTTTTGGTTTGAATGGAGATTGTACCTTTGCCATTCCGATTCGAAGTTTTTTTGTAAATGGAAACAAAGGATTTGTTCGTGCTTCAGGAGGGATTGTTTTTGATTCCAAACCAGAAGACGAATACCAAGAAATCATCAATAAAATGGCTTCAGTTCGCAAAGCTTTAGATTTGCATAAAGCTCCTTAA
- a CDS encoding LIC_10030 family protein — MRIQDFKTINRILNETSGKNKPGEIYVDNLHTPYIQFPDRFVIPGTSVTQPEFGDIKDFVQTVLKYIPEAIEGTCLLPEPRPKRETGKLFFVRPMLFGSSRFLYVFSVDMLYLGGAKSEEIKKPGSQNMTPSIITDRLYFQTKIIHLHSTKEDGEDITDFEAKRFQGGIFRVESEKDDNKPIRRFSEIFDEIDFSETESKIREELGISSEVWKLGRIYSPIGIDYLSLSLRFLIPSLPKTIQQFRNFYPILTETEAGIPEDMLKKYHEYLSSFEVERTQSKSGNILWKVIQKSSDK; from the coding sequence ATGAGAATACAAGATTTTAAAACAATCAATCGGATTTTAAACGAAACATCCGGAAAAAATAAACCAGGTGAAATTTATGTAGATAATCTACATACACCGTATATTCAGTTTCCTGATCGATTTGTTATCCCAGGTACTTCTGTCACACAACCCGAGTTTGGTGATATCAAAGATTTTGTTCAAACAGTTTTAAAGTATATTCCAGAAGCAATAGAAGGAACTTGTTTATTGCCGGAACCAAGACCCAAACGAGAGACAGGGAAATTGTTTTTTGTTCGGCCTATGTTATTTGGATCTTCTCGTTTTTTGTATGTGTTTTCTGTGGATATGTTGTACTTAGGTGGGGCCAAGTCGGAAGAAATCAAAAAACCTGGCTCTCAAAATATGACTCCATCCATTATCACGGACAGATTGTACTTTCAAACCAAAATCATTCACCTTCATTCCACGAAAGAAGACGGGGAAGACATTACTGACTTTGAAGCAAAACGATTTCAAGGTGGAATATTCCGTGTTGAATCGGAAAAAGATGATAACAAACCAATCCGAAGGTTTTCAGAAATTTTTGACGAAATTGATTTTTCGGAAACGGAATCGAAAATCCGAGAAGAATTAGGAATTAGCTCTGAAGTTTGGAAATTAGGTAGGATCTATTCTCCGATCGGAATTGATTATTTATCTTTGTCGCTTCGGTTTTTAATCCCTAGTTTGCCAAAAACCATCCAACAATTTAGAAATTTTTATCCAATCCTCACCGAAACAGAAGCAGGAATTCCTGAAGATATGTTAAAAAAATATCATGAATATCTCTCTTCATTTGAAGTGGAAAGGACGCAGTCGAAGTCCGGTAATATTTTATGGAAAGTCATTCAAAAATCATCCGATAAATAA
- the cysE gene encoding serine O-acetyltransferase, translating to MFENIRIIKKFDPAAKSYLEIVLCYPGLHALWLHKFAHLLYILRLPIIPRLVNYISRFLTGIDIHPGAKIAPGVFIDHGSGVVIGETAIVGSGSLIFQGVTLGGTGKESGKRHPTIGKNVVIGAGAKVLGNITVEDHVRVGAGSVVMRNVPAGCTVVGIPGKVVKAGDVASDSVEQMLEHNQMPDPIAKVFSVLLEKVETQQQLINKLYEKQQLLEKSSTDAPEDDRFIQEFIHGDGI from the coding sequence ATGTTCGAAAATATAAGAATCATCAAAAAATTTGACCCTGCGGCAAAATCCTATTTGGAAATTGTTCTCTGTTACCCAGGTCTACATGCCCTTTGGCTGCATAAATTTGCACATTTGCTTTATATACTCCGATTGCCCATCATTCCAAGACTCGTAAATTACATTAGCCGATTTTTAACCGGAATTGACATCCATCCTGGCGCAAAAATTGCCCCAGGAGTTTTTATCGACCATGGTTCCGGAGTTGTCATCGGAGAAACTGCCATTGTAGGAAGTGGATCTTTGATTTTCCAAGGAGTGACACTTGGAGGAACAGGGAAAGAATCTGGCAAACGGCACCCTACCATTGGGAAAAATGTCGTCATCGGTGCCGGTGCGAAAGTTCTCGGAAACATCACAGTCGAAGATCATGTTCGTGTGGGTGCTGGATCAGTTGTTATGCGAAATGTTCCCGCAGGTTGTACCGTGGTGGGAATTCCAGGAAAAGTTGTCAAAGCAGGCGACGTTGCCTCTGACAGTGTAGAACAAATGTTAGAACATAATCAAATGCCAGATCCAATCGCTAAAGTTTTTTCTGTTCTATTGGAAAAAGTGGAAACACAACAACAGCTCATTAACAAATTATATGAGAAACAACAACTTCTAGAAAAATCATCCACTGATGCGCCAGAAGATGACCGTTTCATCCAAGAGTTCATTCATGGAGACGGAATTTAA
- a CDS encoding superoxide dismutase, which yields MEHKLPELPYAKDALLPHISPETLEFHYGKHHQTYVTNLNNLIKGTEFENATLEEIVKKSSGGIFNNAAQIWNHTFYWHSLSPKGGGAPTGAVADLITKSFGSFDAFKEKFSQSAITNFGSGWTWLVKKGDGVEIVNTSNAGSPLKDGLQSLLTIDVWEHAYYIDFRNARPKYVEAFWNLVNWDFANQNLK from the coding sequence ATGGAACATAAACTCCCAGAACTTCCTTATGCAAAGGATGCACTTCTTCCGCACATTTCACCTGAAACTTTAGAGTTTCATTATGGAAAACACCACCAAACTTACGTTACAAACCTCAACAACCTCATCAAAGGAACTGAGTTTGAAAATGCAACACTTGAAGAGATCGTAAAAAAATCATCTGGTGGAATTTTTAATAACGCAGCGCAAATTTGGAACCACACTTTCTACTGGCATTCCCTTTCCCCTAAAGGTGGCGGAGCTCCTACAGGTGCTGTTGCTGATTTAATCACAAAATCCTTTGGATCTTTTGATGCGTTTAAAGAAAAGTTTTCTCAATCGGCCATTACTAACTTTGGATCAGGTTGGACTTGGCTTGTCAAAAAAGGTGACGGTGTTGAAATCGTGAACACAAGCAATGCGGGTAGCCCTTTGAAAGATGGACTCCAATCTTTGCTGACAATCGATGTTTGGGAACATGCTTACTATATTGATTTCCGCAATGCTCGTCCAAAATATGTAGAAGCATTCTGGAATTTAGTAAACTGGGACTTTGCAAACCAAAACTTAAAATAA
- a CDS encoding anthranilate synthase component II codes for MKVLILDNYDSFTFNLYQIVGEILEEREELFQLDVIRNDEKPFEWIKSANYDKIIISPGPGHPADPAYFGVSADILKELGKTTPVLGICLGMQGMATVFGGEVVRANIAMHGKLSPIEHDGKGVFSGLTQGIEIMRYHSLVAKETSLPKDLEITARVSAGEGKGEIMGLRHKSLKIEGVQFHPESFGSEEGKDLLRNFINS; via the coding sequence ATGAAAGTGCTCATTCTAGATAATTATGATTCTTTTACATTCAATCTTTACCAAATCGTAGGCGAAATCCTCGAAGAGAGAGAAGAACTTTTTCAATTGGATGTCATCCGAAACGATGAAAAACCTTTCGAATGGATTAAGTCAGCTAACTATGATAAGATCATCATATCACCGGGTCCCGGCCATCCAGCAGACCCTGCCTATTTTGGAGTGAGTGCCGATATTCTAAAAGAGTTAGGAAAAACTACGCCAGTGCTTGGAATTTGTCTTGGAATGCAAGGAATGGCAACTGTGTTTGGTGGCGAAGTGGTTCGGGCCAATATAGCCATGCATGGAAAACTTTCACCCATTGAACATGATGGAAAGGGTGTTTTCTCTGGTTTAACGCAAGGAATAGAAATTATGCGTTATCATTCCTTGGTGGCAAAAGAAACTTCACTCCCTAAGGATTTAGAAATTACAGCTCGGGTTTCTGCCGGGGAAGGGAAGGGTGAAATCATGGGCCTTCGTCATAAATCCTTAAAAATTGAAGGGGTTCAGTTCCATCCAGAATCTTTTGGTTCGGAAGAAGGCAAAGACTTACTGAGAAATTTTATTAATTCTTAG
- a CDS encoding inositol monophosphatase family protein, which produces MGISSPTINFPVDETIKRIEYVKANAMGIIHEAKKIQREVSSIRSETDADEKERIDAADGKLGDILIRFLQKSFPKDGIICEDKPTIDGGDFKWVLDPVDGSMNFVRGLPLYAISFGLEHRETPVGGVVIVPPQESVYSAVLGEGAYKNGEPIVTSRISELNRAIFSPNLPTKRAHMIQEIMADLSGFLTYARSFRRTGSFVLDACFIAEGVMDAIWEKTVKHWDVSAISVILTEAGGKLTDLNGVHYYTGLPELVASNGVLHSEILNLLKTVRSTVSRN; this is translated from the coding sequence ATGGGAATCTCTTCACCAACCATTAATTTCCCCGTAGATGAAACCATCAAACGGATCGAATATGTAAAAGCAAATGCGATGGGTATCATCCATGAAGCTAAAAAAATCCAACGAGAAGTTTCCTCAATTCGTTCCGAAACGGATGCTGATGAAAAAGAACGTATCGATGCCGCCGATGGAAAACTAGGTGATATTTTGATTCGTTTTTTACAGAAGTCCTTTCCGAAAGATGGAATCATTTGTGAAGACAAACCAACCATTGATGGTGGTGACTTCAAATGGGTTTTGGATCCAGTGGATGGCTCAATGAATTTTGTTCGGGGACTTCCTTTGTATGCGATTTCGTTTGGTTTGGAACATCGAGAAACACCCGTTGGTGGTGTGGTCATTGTCCCTCCACAAGAATCTGTATACTCCGCAGTTTTGGGTGAGGGCGCTTATAAAAATGGAGAACCCATTGTTACCTCCAGAATTTCCGAACTAAACCGAGCCATTTTTTCTCCCAATCTCCCCACAAAACGAGCGCACATGATCCAGGAGATTATGGCTGACTTATCCGGGTTTTTAACGTATGCAAGGTCCTTTCGTAGAACTGGTTCTTTTGTTTTGGATGCTTGTTTCATTGCAGAAGGTGTGATGGATGCCATTTGGGAAAAAACTGTAAAACATTGGGATGTTTCAGCCATTTCAGTGATCCTTACGGAAGCAGGTGGGAAATTGACCGATTTAAATGGAGTCCATTATTATACCGGACTTCCTGAGTTAGTAGCTTCCAATGGAGTTTTGCACTCGGAAATTTTAAATTTATTAAAGACAGTTCGTTCTACAGTCAGTCGAAATTAA
- a CDS encoding site-2 protease family protein translates to MESKKTIHILLFILTFFTLTFSDIFLNPQVPQTLENYKLMFFENWPYSASLLLILLAHEMGHYLPARFYGVNATWPFFIPLPVGPIGTMGAVIQIKQQIPDKKVLFDIGIGGPTASLVLSMVAWLVGISLSKVIEIPPDFDRSGFLFFGDSLFTYFTTQWILGPIDLSTMDIQAHPLAKAGWVGLLITAVNLLPFGQLDGGHVIYSMFGEGYRKWIHRLFVLFLIFSLIHFTWLLWGFIIYFVVKVEHPFIRDSVSGIGKFRFYFGVTMLVAFLIIFVPKPIILGSEFNDSSLLNDIFRLMTHYIGLEL, encoded by the coding sequence TTGGAATCAAAAAAAACAATACACATTCTCCTATTTATCTTAACTTTTTTTACGTTAACATTCTCAGATATTTTTCTTAATCCTCAGGTTCCACAAACATTAGAGAATTATAAACTTATGTTTTTTGAAAACTGGCCATATTCTGCTTCCCTTTTGTTGATTCTACTGGCTCATGAAATGGGACATTATCTTCCAGCAAGATTTTATGGAGTAAACGCCACTTGGCCTTTTTTTATTCCATTGCCAGTTGGACCGATTGGTACTATGGGTGCCGTTATCCAAATCAAACAACAGATTCCGGACAAAAAGGTTTTATTTGATATTGGAATCGGTGGGCCTACGGCGAGTTTGGTTCTTTCGATGGTTGCTTGGTTAGTGGGCATTAGTCTTTCAAAGGTAATTGAAATTCCGCCTGATTTCGATCGTTCTGGTTTTTTATTTTTTGGAGATAGTTTGTTCACTTATTTTACAACACAATGGATTCTTGGACCCATCGATCTTTCGACAATGGATATACAAGCACATCCTCTTGCCAAAGCAGGTTGGGTAGGACTTCTCATCACAGCTGTAAATCTTTTGCCTTTTGGACAACTTGACGGAGGACATGTCATATACTCCATGTTTGGCGAAGGATATCGAAAATGGATTCATCGTTTATTTGTGTTATTTCTTATTTTTTCTTTAATCCATTTTACTTGGTTACTTTGGGGTTTTATTATATACTTCGTTGTTAAGGTGGAACATCCATTTATACGCGATTCTGTCTCAGGGATTGGAAAATTTCGATTCTATTTTGGAGTTACAATGTTAGTAGCATTCCTAATTATTTTTGTTCCGAAACCAATTATATTAGGATCAGAGTTTAACGATTCTTCATTACTCAACGATATTTTTCGTCTGATGACTCATTACATTGGATTGGAATTATGA
- a CDS encoding SHOCT domain-containing protein, whose translation MGSALHSSFDANNNANTKRTNRVTVFNVFINSLTASAKISIVLIPIFFILGCSSFTSKIKLIDSSASLAFFEVEEEEWRNIFPEEISKLKINTKNFEALPTVLKSIQYKRGVLAYEDWETLVPDSLLPEIQKFAERVVTNPEPRVYLCIFKLDDILSPNVKILKTSFYVLGTEEGLVLLFHEINTNISFQTQYSFEDWVIFHPTKIKPIYRPELWLRDKQHTSIYKNRNLSKNAIYGNVVVFNVPALMPNPPLFRYPKEEENPPPTDQWKSVPEKLKTLEEMRKNRLITDEEYERKKTELLKEF comes from the coding sequence ATGGGCTCTGCACTCCATTCTTCGTTTGACGCGAACAATAATGCCAATACAAAAAGAACCAACCGAGTCACGGTTTTTAATGTATTCATAAATTCATTAACGGCAAGTGCAAAAATTTCCATCGTTTTGATTCCGATTTTTTTTATCTTGGGATGTTCCAGTTTCACAAGTAAAATCAAATTGATTGATTCTTCCGCATCTTTGGCCTTTTTTGAAGTGGAGGAAGAGGAATGGAGGAATATTTTTCCCGAAGAAATTTCTAAACTGAAAATCAATACCAAAAATTTTGAGGCACTACCAACCGTTTTAAAGTCCATTCAATACAAACGTGGAGTCCTTGCGTATGAAGATTGGGAAACTCTGGTTCCTGATTCCCTTCTTCCTGAAATCCAAAAGTTTGCAGAGAGAGTTGTAACTAACCCGGAACCCAGGGTATATTTGTGTATTTTTAAACTTGATGATATTCTTTCTCCCAATGTAAAAATTTTAAAGACAAGTTTTTATGTTTTAGGAACAGAAGAGGGACTTGTTTTGTTATTTCACGAGATCAATACAAACATCAGTTTTCAAACACAGTATTCATTTGAGGATTGGGTGATTTTTCATCCTACAAAAATCAAACCAATCTATAGGCCAGAACTTTGGTTAAGAGACAAACAACATACTAGTATCTATAAAAATAGAAACTTATCCAAAAATGCCATCTATGGAAACGTTGTTGTGTTTAACGTGCCGGCCTTAATGCCGAATCCTCCTCTTTTTCGGTATCCAAAAGAAGAGGAGAATCCTCCTCCAACAGACCAGTGGAAATCAGTTCCCGAAAAACTCAAAACCTTAGAGGAAATGAGAAAGAACCGACTCATCACTGATGAAGAATATGAAAGGAAAAAAACAGAACTCTTAAAAGAATTTTAA
- a CDS encoding LIC10025 family lipoprotein, which produces MVFSKKNYNIKKYLIWTFVFFSVANCFQKNENHYQFWKGYDHLQRSIKSTSKNEIYFAALAGSLSEENESQLQKTADGYPFLSLYGTLDQQQNWNLHWNEPEPPKYDYLAKVIYTPKLWEEKEIYSVERKIIHKLNGYQPRDFFTWLHDFALAIDDHNAYQALKATSQNLQFLCDVMQCHITENAEWHTLEFTINDDTKAQFPGFYKRTGSRLEKTKLNLEIWDKFNPTHKLKITNQGKTIQFHFPINPPKEYFLSPKEIHFLGDIEIRSFGITAKIQNLEYKLKTTFDKQTDTLDGHFVRIGKKEINGNFFYVIPQGFVNFFIPGNMDEYFNDFFTLLIQGTQGRGGSQIHVTFRKTGKGQINTITTYNEIKRKRFSLFGGDDSQKASNDFDFFASWEEAMLKDLK; this is translated from the coding sequence ATGGTATTCTCAAAAAAGAACTATAACATAAAAAAATATCTCATCTGGACTTTCGTTTTTTTCTCTGTCGCAAATTGTTTTCAAAAAAATGAAAACCACTACCAATTTTGGAAAGGTTATGACCATTTACAACGTTCCATAAAATCTACTTCCAAAAACGAAATCTACTTTGCTGCCCTTGCTGGTAGTTTAAGTGAAGAAAATGAATCACAACTCCAAAAAACAGCCGACGGATATCCTTTCCTTTCTCTCTACGGAACACTGGATCAACAACAAAACTGGAATCTTCATTGGAATGAACCAGAACCACCTAAATATGATTATCTGGCCAAAGTAATATACACTCCAAAACTTTGGGAGGAAAAAGAAATTTATTCTGTGGAACGAAAAATCATCCATAAGTTAAACGGTTATCAACCCAGAGATTTTTTTACTTGGTTACACGACTTTGCTTTGGCAATTGATGATCATAACGCTTATCAAGCATTAAAAGCAACCTCACAAAACCTTCAATTTCTTTGTGATGTTATGCAATGCCATATCACAGAAAATGCAGAATGGCATACTTTGGAATTTACAATTAATGATGATACCAAAGCGCAATTTCCTGGTTTTTATAAACGGACAGGATCACGATTGGAAAAAACCAAATTAAACCTTGAAATCTGGGACAAATTCAATCCAACCCATAAATTAAAAATTACAAACCAAGGGAAAACCATCCAATTTCATTTTCCTATCAATCCACCTAAAGAATATTTTTTATCTCCAAAAGAGATTCATTTTTTGGGTGATATTGAAATCAGATCATTTGGAATCACTGCCAAAATTCAAAATTTGGAATACAAATTGAAAACAACTTTTGATAAACAAACGGACACACTAGACGGACATTTTGTACGCATTGGGAAAAAAGAAATTAATGGAAATTTTTTCTACGTCATTCCCCAGGGTTTTGTAAATTTTTTCATCCCAGGAAATATGGATGAATACTTTAATGATTTTTTCACCTTACTCATCCAAGGAACCCAAGGCCGAGGTGGATCACAAATTCATGTTACCTTTAGAAAAACTGGAAAGGGACAAATCAATACAATCACTACTTATAATGAAATCAAACGAAAACGATTTTCATTGTTTGGTGGAGACGATTCCCAAAAGGCAAGTAACGATTTTGATTTTTTTGCTTCCTGGGAAGAAGCAATGTTAAAGGATCTAAAGTAG